The DNA segment CGACAGCTCAAAGAGTATTCTGCCCGGCTTTACAACAGCTACCCAGAACTCCGGGGACCCCTTACCGCTTCCCATACGGGTTTCCGCAGGTTTTTTAGTAACCGGTTTATCGGGGAATATTTTTATCCAAACCTTTCCGCCTCTTTTTACGTACCTTGTAATGGCAACCCTGGCAGCTTCTATTTGTGCACTCGTAATCCACGCAGGCTCTAATGCCTGAAGCCCGTATTCGCCGTAAGTTACTTCCGTTCCTCTCGTAGCCTTGCCCTTTATCCTGCCTCTTTGCTGCTTTCTATACTTCACTCGTTTCGGCATTAACATTTTCTACCGCCCCTCCTTCTGCCGTCCTTTCACCTTTTGCTTTGGGAAGGACGTCGCCTTTGTATATCCAAACCTTAACGCCGATCCTGCCGTAGGTGGTATGAGCTTCCGCAAAACCGTAACTAATATCGGCCCGCAATTTTTGCAAGGGGATCGTGCCTTCTCTGTACCATTCGGACCTTGCTATTTCAGCGCCTGCCAATCTACCGCTGACCATTGTCTTAACACCTTTGGCACCGGCTTTAAAAGCCCTGGCAATTACCTGTTTCATTGCTCTTCTGTAGGATATACGCCTATCTATCTGGGCCGCAATACTTTCAGCTGCTAACTGAGCATCCAGATCCGGATTTTTTATTTCTATGACATTAATGGAAACCTGCTTTTTGGTCATGGATTCCAGCTCCACCCGGAGTTCCTCAACTCCCGTTCCACCCTTGCCGATAACCATTCCGGGTTTTGCTGTATGGATTATTACCTTTACCCTGTTTGCAGCCCTTTCTATTTCGATTTTTGAAACCCCGGCCTGATAAAATTTCGTTTTAATATATTTTCTTATATTGAAATCTTCCA comes from the Thermovenabulum gondwanense genome and includes:
- the rpsC gene encoding 30S ribosomal protein S3; translated protein: MGQKVHPHGLRVGIIRDWDSRWYAEKNFSDLVLEDFNIRKYIKTKFYQAGVSKIEIERAANRVKVIIHTAKPGMVIGKGGTGVEELRVELESMTKKQVSINVIEIKNPDLDAQLAAESIAAQIDRRISYRRAMKQVIARAFKAGAKGVKTMVSGRLAGAEIARSEWYREGTIPLQKLRADISYGFAEAHTTYGRIGVKVWIYKGDVLPKAKGERTAEGGAVENVNAETSEV
- the rplP gene encoding 50S ribosomal protein L16 yields the protein MLMPKRVKYRKQQRGRIKGKATRGTEVTYGEYGLQALEPAWITSAQIEAARVAITRYVKRGGKVWIKIFPDKPVTKKPAETRMGSGKGSPEFWVAVVKPGRILFELSGVSEEAAKEALTLAAHKLPIKTKIVKREGLGGDVNEG